A region from the Drosophila mauritiana strain mau12 chromosome 2L, ASM438214v1, whole genome shotgun sequence genome encodes:
- the LOC117146442 gene encoding alpha-ketoglutarate-dependent dioxygenase alkB homolog 6 — MDFTGFEVRKCPPTVMYIPNFITSEEEQRILSHIERTPKPRWTQLLNRRLVNYGGVPHPNGMIAEEIPEWLQTYVDKVNNLGVFESQNANHVLVNEYLPGQGILPHTDGPLFHPIISTISTGAHTVLEFAKREDTTTEAEAGDQTTREVLFKLLLEPRSLLILKDTLYSDYLHAISETSEDVLCDRICNYDLCENTYKIGDHLVRRSPRISLTIRNVPKTSKMKLKFC, encoded by the exons ATGGATTTCACGGGCTTTGAAGTGCGCAAG TGCCCACCGACTGTCATGTACATTCCGAACTTCATCACTTCCGAGGAGGAGCAGCGCATCCTGAGCCACATCGAGCGCACTCCGAAGCCTCGATGGACACAGCTGCTGAACCGCCGGCTGGTCAACTACGGCGGTGTGCCGCATCCCAACGGAATGATTGCCGAGGAGATTCCAGAGTGGCTGCAGACCTATGTAGACAAGGTCAACAATCTGGGGGTGTTCGAGTCGCAGAACGCCAATCACGTTTTGGTCAACGAGTATCTGCCGGGTCAGGGAATTCTGCCGCACACAGATGGACCACTGTTCCATCCCATCATCTCCACCATTTCGACGGGTGCTCACACCGTGCTGGAGTTCGCTAAACGTGAGGACACCACCACTGAAGCAGAAGCTGGAGATCAGACGACCCGTGAAGTGCTCTTCAAGCTGCTCCTGGAACCGCGCAGCCTGCTCATCCTCAAGGACACGCTGTACAGCGACTATTTGCACGCCATCTCGGAGACCAGCGAGGATGTGCTCTGCGATCGCATCTGCAACTACGATCTGTGCGAGAACACCTACAAGATCGGCGATCACCTAGTACGCCGATCCCCACGCATCTCCCTCACCATCCGCAACGTGCCCAAGACCAGCAAGATGAAGCTCAAGTTCTGCTAG